The sequence below is a genomic window from Lolium perenne isolate Kyuss_39 chromosome 4, Kyuss_2.0, whole genome shotgun sequence.
GCCGAGGAAGCCCGCGATCCTCCTCGGTCTCGCGCCAGCTATGCCAGCTATTGGAGTCGACGGTGAAGGCGGAATCGACGCGTAGGTCCGACGATAGGTACCACCACCTACGCCGGATCTCGGTGCTCTCTAGCTCGCGCAGAGGCACAGGCGGGACAGGCACCCAGAGGTGGCTGAGCCGTCAGCCATCGCCAGGTAGGTGCACGTCCCGCCAGCGGTGGCACGGCGTCCAGTTGGCGTGCATGAGCCGCGCCACATCGACGGAAAGCGGTACCCTGTTCCTCCGCGTGTCCTTCTTGGCGCCGCTGCCGGACGCCTCATAGTCGTGGATCTTCTTCCCCATGGTTATGCGGCGGCGCACGGTGGTGCGGGTGGTAGCGGAGGTGTCGGTGGTGTGGACGATGGCAGGGACAACCGGTCGACTTTTAAAGGCCGGGCACGCGCGAGATACGATGCCATTGATGGCCGCGCAGATGTCCAGCCGCCGCTCGCCAATGCGCGCAGAAGAGGCAGCCGCGACATTGATGGTGAaccgcagacgcggaagcgatgACCATCGAAGCGGCAACGGCGGAAGCGATACGCTTGATACAACCCTATGGCTCGCAGTCAGTCGGGGCCGTTGGAAAAGCGAGcgtcactttgcgcgtccgcgtagTGTCCGTCAATATGCGccgcgtttgcgtctccgcggaaccTGGTCCTGACGCATTTTAGGATCTCGCGGACGCAATCGATCGCTGAAcgtccggttggagatgccctaagtttaTTTTAGGGGACCGTGGAGAAGTTGGATGGTGTGGGCGAATGGGCTAGTATTGGACTGGACTGGATATGGTGGCATGGACTTTGGGCCGGACTGGACGTGGGCTCGCTTTGAAAGCGCCGTAAATTGCGAAAACCCTAGGTGCGTAGGCTCCTCCTCGTCCGTCCATTTCTTGCGGCCGTACAGTACGGCGTATAAACATTCTGCCCCCAAATGAATTTCCGAGCCCCTGAAATGATTCCCATTTCCAGCCGACTTGGAGCTTGCGAGAGGCGGCGGTAGCTTGCGATGGAAGACGCGCGTggatcgacggcggcggcggcgggcgccgTCGCCCTCGAGCTCTACCTCGGCCtgccctccccctccccctcgcCGCGCACTCCTCCTGCGGCCGGCGTTCCTCACTCCGCCGCGCAGCCCAAGAGCGGAGGCACGGGGCCGATCGTCTTCGGCCTCGACCTGGCGCGCTTCAGCGGTTCCTCTCCTGCAGGAGCGTGCGGCGGCGCCGATGAGCGGGGAAGCGATCGCGTCAAGTCCGAGAGGCCGGCTGGCGcggacgcgccgccgccgccgcctcagtTCGACGCGGTGGGCCTTGGAGTGCCATCTGCCCCAAGAAGTCAAGATTCTGAGCCGAACAGCAAGCGCGTCAAGATCGAGCAGCCGGCGGCCGGCAGCGCCATCGCTGTCCGACGCTTTACGCAGCTGCTCGACCTGGAGGTCCTGGCGGACCTTGGAATGCAATCTACCCCAAGAAACCAAGATACTGAGCCGGGGATGGAGCGCGCCCCTGGATCGACGGCGGCGGCCGCCATCGACCTCGACCTCCACCTCCGGCTGCCATCCGCGCCGCCGCGTGCTCCCGCTGCGGCCGATCGCGTCAAGGCCGAGGGGCCCACGAGTGGTGGCCCCGacgggctgctgctgctgctcgctGTGATGGACCTTGGAATGACATCTCCCCCAAGAAACCAAGATTCTGAGCCGCCGAGCAACTGCGTCAAGGCCGAGCAGCCGTCGACCACCAGCCCCCGCCCCGTGAAGCCTCTCCTGGCAATCCAGTTCCCTCGGGCAGCCCGCCGCGCGCGCCGGTCGAGGAGGAGAAGGGTCATCAACCCGCACCCGCCTGTCAACAACCGAGCCTTGGATGCCGCCCGCGACACGGTGCCTGCGTGGGTGCGCGCCGAGGTCCTCCCGCGCCACGGCCTCCCCGGGGACCTGCTGCTGCACTACGTCGGGGAGAAGGTCCTGCAGCCGTCCGACATGGACTGCCGCCAGGCGCGCTTCCTGTTCCCGTCCGACGCCTCCCGCCGCTTCCGCGAATTCCTCTCCGCCGACGAGATCGCGGCGTGCGGCTTCGACTGCACGGACCGGAAGGCCAGGAGGGGAGAGAACGGGAAGAGGGCCAAGGCCACGACGTACGCGGGGGTTCCGGTCTCCGTGTACGTGAGCGGCGGGGCCCGGTGCGGCATGTCGGAGCTGAAGCTCAACAAGTTCCACCGCTCCGACGGCACGGTGATCAACGGCAGGGGGTACCGCAAGTTCATCGGGCGCTGCGGCCTCGTCGTGGAGGATGGCGTCGGGGTATGGGCGTTCCGGCGGCCGCCTCACCGGCTGTGCGTCCTCATCGCCAAGAGGGATGACGTTTGCCCTCCTCTAGATTGCAACGGTAGGCCTCATTTTTAGCTACCAGTTCTGTTTGATACCAACCCTAGTTAGTTGGGATCGTGATACATGTCAACTGTCAAGCAAATCTTACTCACAGGTACTCGAGTACTAGGAAATGTTAGCTTTTGTCTTCGCCTCTGCCCACACTCAGGAAGGAAAAACAAAGACTTGTATTTGTATCTTAGTGATCTAGCTGTCCCGTTGTCCAAGTACTCTTATACTCATTCTATTGCATAATATATATTGCTTCAGAGATAAGCGGATGTAGTCTTCAGTATCCCGTTGAGTTAGACACAATTACTAATTTCAGAGTGCGCACTAAGAGTTCTATGTTTTGAATATATCTTTCATGCCCAAACAACAAATGTAGCCCGAGCTACATCTAGCCTCCTttaaaaaaaaattcgaaaacaACAACCTAATTTTTTTAAAATAGTCTGAAAAAATAAATCTAGATGTAGATGATGTTTTGCGTTCTACCTACATGCAAATTTTCAACTCAAAATAGCACATATTCACGCCTATGAAATGGCAAAATCAGACATCTATAGCAGTGAAATATAAAATTTCAAAACCTCAAAATCTATCagtttttgtcatttttgtgcaaTGCCGAATATAATTTATCTCAAATTGAAAttttgtactccctctgattcatattacttgacacCAATATAGATGTATATAGAGTTCTAGACACATTTTAAATGTTGATTCATCCATTTTAGTGGCAAGTAAtatgatcggagggagtacatagaaCGCAATACTGTCTACATCTAAATTTGTTTTCATATTTACTTAAGAAAATAAAACACCTTTCTCAAAATTTGGGAAAAACAAGCTAGACAAATATAGTTGTATAATTCTTCACATATCAAATCGAAACATAATCTTATTAATTAGTCTCTGAGTGCAAACAAGTTCGATTGCATAATTTCTTCCTAGTAAGTTGAGCATTCCAAACTTATTAGGAGACACAGCTTATTACTAAGATGCGGGGAAGGACATATATTACCTAGTATGCGTGGAGTCATCCTATTAAGGGTTTTTGCGGCCGACATATCTATCCTTAGGTTGAATTTTCGAgataaaagatacaccagaaaagTCCCAATATTTGGGGACGTTGTGTTTGCTTACTTATCTTGATGATGTGATGTGTTGCTATGCTTGGGAGTTGATTCCGACCAGTTCAACGTTTGGAGTTTTCAAGTTTTTTGATTTATTTTCGATTAATCAAATTACCTAGTTGTTGGTTATATGGTGTGTTGTGAAAGATTGGGACCGAAACCCCTTTGATCACATTGATCCTTATCACAATAACTCTTAAAGCATTGGATGAAGCGGATTATCGACATTTTACCCTTGGGAGTAAAGTTGGTCACTTCCTTTCTTGTGCGGTTTAAAAGGATTAGCATGATAATTAACTAGAATGATTCTGATCAAATGAACGTTACATACTTGATCTGTGGTCCAACAAAACCACGCCTCCTAAACCTAGCGCCGGCTCCACCTCTGCCTCCTCCCATAGATCGGCCCCGTTTCTCCGGCCGGCCTCGCCGGCGGCAGGAGGGGGTGGGGAACTTGTTCTATGTGTAGAGTTTTAATATAAGTAATGTTCTAGGAATTTGGTAGCCTCCCTCTTCTTGGCATCCACCTCAATGGAGTCGTTTGTGGTGACTTCATTAATCTTAAGACCCACCAGTTTCTTAGATCTATTCTCTCGGATGTGGTATAGAGGTAGGGTGTGTGTTGGTAGTGGTGAGTGTATATATGCATTTGCGAGCGTCGAACTgtgtttcacaaaaaaaaaactatgTATCCCATGTACCTAGTATTTTGGTATGTCTCATTTACTAATTTTAGTCCATACCTAATCCACGTTAAAATACTCACAACATCCTATAATTTAGAACGAAGTTTCTAGCACCGAGATCAAGATCAAAGCCTAGTGTGGCACCAATTGCTACATCGTGGCTTTGATGTAGCTTGACAAAGCGAGAGGACGCGTGCTATCCATGGTGTCAGACAAACAAAATATCACCTCGATCTTAACTCTACAACGATGACACCGAGAGCTGCTGCTCGTCCTCGTTCCAAACTAGCAAAGCAGGCCGGCTTTCACAGCACCACGAAGGCACGAAGAAACGAACCGCGACCCGATATATATACATGAACGCGTACGGTAGCCCTCAGCGTAGAAGAACAACCACTACCATAGCTCCGCCCAATGGCATCTTCCGCGATCACGCTGCTCGCCGCCCTGGCCGCCATCGTCGCCGTGGCAGCTCTGCTCCCGGCGACGGCCTCCGCGGCCTCGTACACTGTCGGGGACAGCTCCGGCTGGGACCTCGGGATCGACTACGGCGCCTGGGCCGACGGCAAGAAGTTCAGAGTCGGCGACACGCTCGGTACGTGGTACAGCAACCGTTCGACACGCACGATCGGCGTGAATATGAGCTGAGCCATGACTGAACTTGTCGACTTTGCGCGTGCAGAGTTCCTCTACTCGTCGGGGGAGGGCGACCACAACGTGGTGGTGGTGGACGAGCGGAGCTTCGCCTCCTGCTCCGTGCCGGGCAACGCGCCGACGTTCACCAGCGGCGACACGACAAGCTATCGCTGACAAAGGCCGGGAAGTGGTTCTTCATCTGCGGCGTGGAGGGGCACTGCCAGGGCGGCATGAAGCTCGCCGTCAACGTCCACTGATCCGTCCACTGGCTCTCTATCAGCGGCGTATGCTTCGGTGCGGTTGTCTGCTAGACGATGGGTCTTCACATTCCGGTGTTTCCATGTAGCATTACGCAGTTCGAACTGCTTCAGTTCATGTCTCGGTTTCTCCATAGGATGCGGCTTTTTATCAGTCACTTCTGACGCTTTCAAATTTAAATTTCAGATTTGTATTTCCTGCAACGTTGTAGTACCAGATTTAAGAGCTACACATTCGCACGTTATCAAGTTTATGTATTGGGAGGATATTCTAAGAAAAAAGTACCAGAGTTGTATGAACTTTGTGTCACATTCAGTTGCCAGTGCACCTGACTGCCAAAGGAGTTTACAGGCAATTTGGCAGTTCTAGTGGTTCGATCTTTTCTTGCTGTCAACAAAACTAGGCTTGATGGTTAGATAGTTGTATGTTGAGACCACCAAGGATCAAACGACACGGTTGTTCCATAAATTGGTTGCACTAGACACAAGGGCGCAATAAATAAACACACATGATTCACATAATGGCTTGCCGACCATGTTTTATCTTCTTTATGTACAACTATTTTTAGCCTGCATCTTCatttttttaaactttttttgtCCAAAAAATTTCATGGTTGTCACTATCATGATACAGATCCTAGTATCTTACGACACTAAGATCCTCCtcctctctcctcctcctcctcctcctcctcctcaagaATAGACGATTAACGCTGGAACCGATTCTCCTCGCCGTGAAATCGCTCAGGAGTCGTCGGTGTGTTGGTGCTGACAGGAGCGTTAACACATTTCCGGTTCACCTCAAATGTATACCAAAAATGGGCCCTACGGATACTCCGATGATTACATTCTGGAAACTAGAAGTTATTCTGGTTATCTGGGACTTATTCGGTGCCTCTTTTTTGATCCATACCGAAAATATTTGGTACCAATTATCCGGGATATACTAGATATGTTGTAAGCCATGTACTCCACAAAGCTACCGTGCCCAACTTTCTTGATAAGCTCGGACCCAAAAAAAAATTTCATTCTGTTTCTAAACAAGTCTATGAAGGAATTTGGTGACTTCTACACGACTTCAGAACTAGTTTAGAAGTCTAACCAAATTTGGAGGCTAGGAAGCTAGCCTTTTCTCATTAAAGAAGCCGAAAAAACCCCATGTATGACAAATTGTCTACAACATGCATCAAATCGATGCTTAAACTAATTATGCTTGTAGTACCACTCGGATCCATAAACGACGTGCATACGTTGACTACGTGTGTCTCAGAATGGGATTGGGCCAGCTTGCAATCCATGATTTCTTTTTTCTGCGAAAAATCAACCCTTCTGGTGTGCCATGATGATATGGATTTTTGGGGATTTGGATTATGCCGACAAATCAAATAAGGTCCAGGACCTCCTATATCTTTTATTTTCAACTTTTTATACCAAGCCTTTATACCTATTACACATTTGCACTGTTAAATATAATGCATGTAATGACACACTTCCTATTGCTAAATATTAAGATACAGTGATTTTTATAGTATTCTATTATTTACCATTGAGTTCTTTTTGGAGCTAGACTGGAAGTATAGTTTTTAGTTAAATTGTTTTGTTTTTTCTAATTTGTATCAGgatattttaatttttttgtcGAGATGAATTCACAATAAATGTATGTTAAGAAAATAGACACAATCCATCCTAAATTTTCCTTGTCGCAATTTCTTCTTATGTTAGCCTGAGCCAGTAATGCAAGATGGTGTGTTTAAATGTATTTGTGTTAATATCTATCCTCGCATATCTAAATAGATTGCTAGTGTTTTCCAGAGAACGTTTCAACACCATAAAAGTTGTCAATTGCCTTGAGATGACAACCTTAGGCAGTCAGGCAGACCAAAGATGTGCTCGAGAGTCGAGATAGAGATTAAAATAGAGCGAAAACATTCTGTTTTTTTTGTGAAAAAAAGGAAACATAAATGACTTTTTAAGGGCGGAAACGAAACAATGTTTTCCGATGGAAACAAAATTTCTACTTCCGACCAATACAAAATTTCTGTTTTAGGATTGTTTTGCATAACCAATCGAGCGGACCCAGCACGTTAGTGACATTGTCAAACTGAACATTCTATGGAACCCATCCCCTCCACCCATCACACCTAACAACCATGTTAGGGTTAGGAACAGGTTTGTTTGAGTTTTTATGCATGATCTAATGGGTCCCTTCGTTTACGTAATCACCCTATTTTTACCTTAACAGTATCTGCATCCATATTTGTTTCCGGAGTTTTTGTATCATTTATGCTTTCATAAAAAATATAAAAACAAATATGGCACTAGTCATGTTTCCGTCTGTTACAGTCCCGTTTTCATCTCTAGCTCGAGATATGTAGAAACAATAGCAATCCCGCTAATAAAAACTTAATTAACAAATCAAAAAGTTCATTTCCTAAAATAATTGCAAGTGGCTGACAGTCAAAATTACAAAGCACGTGTTAGAACCTAGAGGGAAAAAAAATTCTTCGATTGTTATCTTTAGCTTTGTCTGCTTCATATCCTTCGGAAACGTCTTGCGTTGCGTACAGCGTACGATCGAAGATCCGTTCCTGGCTTCCTGCATGCACACGCTGTCCGTCGCGCAGTCCGGCTCGGCCGGTCGGTTAGAACCCGAAACCACCTCGTCTACGGCTTTCGCCCAGCCGATAAAGGTCTGCTCGCCCACAGCCCAGGATCTTCACCAAACGCAGACGTAGCCTCGCCGCCTCACGAGAGAGCTTCAGGGCAGATCACGCACGTCCCGCCGCCCAAGTAGAAACGCGCGGACGTGTGTTCGAGGAGTAGCatctagcaatggcgcaccacgcgTCGGCGACTTCCCTGAAGCGCAAGTGCCCTGACAGTGACAGTGACAGCGAGGAGACGGCCGTCGAGTGTCCCAGCGGCTGCGGCTTCTacggcgccgccgccaccggcaaCATGTGCTCCAAGTGCTACAAGGAGAAAGTCGTCGCCGCCTCTGCCACCACGGCCGCGGACAGCGTCGCCATCGCGCATGCCGCTTCGACCGCGCCTCCGGAGAAGAAGCCCAAGACGATCGTCACCGTCGCGTCCTCTGATGGTGCTGAGCCCTCCGTCGCGTCCACGAAGCAGCCGATGCCGGCGAAGAACCGGTGCGCGACCTGCCGCAAGAAGGTGGGCATGCTGGGGTTCCGATGCCGCTGCGAGGGCACCTTCTGCAGCGTCCACCGCTACTCCGACAAGCACGACTGCGGCTTCGACTACAAGACCGCCGGGCGGGAGACGATCGCCAAGCACAACCCGGTCGTCGTTGCCGACAAGCTCGCCACGAGGATCTGAAGACCAGGAGATCGCTGAAGGATATTTACTAGACCAAACTGAACAGCTTGTAATTAGGATCTCTTTGTAGTAATTATAATGGTTCTCGAGGATagaatagaattgatgttttctgTATTTTGCCTGTCGTCCACTTATAATTAACTTCGAACATCGATGTCTGAATCTGTACGTATGAACACGAACAGTTTGTACTGGTTCGAGAGGATAAGTATATATCATCGCAGTGGTTGTATTTTCTTGGCCTGGAACGTGTAATGTTTTTTTGGACGTAGCTGGCAGTGCTGCCTTTCCACAGGGAGAACTTGCAAACACATAATTACTTTCGTTATACCTGTAAACGGTGGGTACCCCAACAGATGCAAACACGGCAGTGTGGTTGCAGCAGGCTGTTAATTTTCGCTGCTCAAGTCATTTGAGCATCCCGTAAGGAGGACAGTAAAGAGCTGTTGTGGTTGAAGGCATCCAGGATCCTACTAGCTGAGTATGCTGTGTAGATTGCAGAAAGGTGCAAAATCTGAGGCGATTCAGGATCGAACTAGAAGCTTATGTgggttatgatcttttataatgtTTTCGCTTTTGCTGGGGAAAATGGTTTTGGTTGGTCATGTTATCGCTTTTATAGTGTTCTGATCTTTTATAAGTTGTATTTTATCTTGAGGATATAATACTCTCTCCATCTGTAAATAGATGTATGGGGTttctctaaatttagatgtatctagatactaaATAATATCTAGGTACATCCAGATTTAAACAAACCGCAGACGACTATTTATAGACAGAGGTGATAAAATTGATGTTTTCCATATTTTGTTTGTTTTCGTTTATATAATTAACCTCGAACATCTATATCTCAAACTGATatgaccggatgaagaccacggcATGGGCAGCCCGGACCAAAAATCCAGGCTAGGATTGAATGTCGGTTCGTGCACGGGCTTGAATTTGTAGCCCAAACATGGGGCACTGACTCACAAAATGCATGATTTAGGCAAGGATCGGGCCACGTAGAGCTTCTCCTTGTTTTGGCAAGGCTCAGGCTTGATATGTAGGCTCGACGCTCAGGCCGGGATAGGCTAAGACCTATGCTTTTTAGCACCGGATTTTTGTAGGCCAGGCCGGCCTGAGTTTTACTTAGGTGTAGAATGAACACAAGCAGTGTGTAATGGTTTGAGAGTAAAGGAAATCTCTAGCAAAAAAATGGTATTTTAAAACTGCAAACCGCTTTTGCGGTATGTCGTGGATTTCGCTTGAGCAGATCCGCTGAACTACGGTAAAACTGTACGTTAGGTTTCACGATACAAACTTTAGCGGATCGGCTCTAGCTTAACCCGCGATACGAATTTATTGGATCTTCAACATGTCTTACGTACGAAGGACTTCTCTGAAGCGTGGTGTCCTTTGGTCCATCACTTGGTTCCTGGTGGTAGTATGCATCAAAGTTAATGATGATGTTGACCACTACTTCCAAACAAAGAAAGGGTTAGGTCGGGTGATCCATTATCCCTATACGTGGGCATTTCCTGGGCCAGCCCGGGCTAACCAAAGCCCAATGAAGAAAACCTAGGCCTAGGCCCGACTGTCCAGACAAAAAAATTACCTAGGACCGACCCATCGAAAGAAAAGCCTGTTGGGCCACGGCTAGGACTCTTCCCTATTTTGAGAAAACCCTGGACTGGGCCAGCCCGGCTACCAAGCTCAATATTTAAGCCTAAAACTAGCCTACGGACATGGTCAAGCCCTGCCTGAGATTTTTGGGCCAGGTCAGGGTGTCCATGACGGCTATAATTATCACCAATGTTATTCAACATTGTGGTTGATATGTTGGTCATCATGATAAGCGAGCCAAGAACTCGGGGCAAATTGCAGATGACACTATCATCTTTATGGAAAAGGCTAAGAGCCTAAAGTTAATATTATCATCGTTTGGGAAGCTCTCGGATCTCAAGATTAATTTCCAAAAGAGCAGTTGTGTTTTGTTTCAGAGAAGCATAGTAATATGTCTTAATACACTAAATTATTTGGTTgtgagcaagtaaatttctgcatGATATATTCGGGAATACCAATTCATTATCCTAGACTCTTAAATGTCTAGTGGAATATTGTTGAGAAACGGCTAGATAAATTTCTGAATAGCTTGGAAAGGAAAACTCGTATCTGTTGGTAGACACTTATTTCTCATTAACTCTGTATTCAGCAACATGGTGTTGTATATGCTATCTTTCTTCCAAGTTTCGCAAGGAGTGCTTCAACGATTTGGATTATTTCCTATCTATGttcttttggcaaggagataGCGAAAAAGGTATAGATGGGATAAATGGAATGTAGTGTGTCGACCAAAGACCTAGGGGGCTTAGAATTTAGGACCTAGAGGTCAAGAATACAACACTCCTTGGTAAAGGGCCATATAGGCTACTTACCGAGGATGGCGTATGGCAAAACCTCCTAAGAAGAAAGTAAGTGGGCTCAAAAGCTGCCTCCCAACTTCACTAAAAAGTAAAAACTAGGGGATTCACGCTTTTGTACAGGTCTAATGACATCGAATAAACACTTATTCCGCTATGGATCGTTCCTCGTAATGGATGGTTCATATATTTATTTCTGGGAGGACTCATGACTTGTAAATGCCCATCTCTAAGAATAATATATAGCTTTATACAACATTACACGTAACAATAGTGATACAATCACAGAGGTGTTGGGAAGTTCTCCATCAAATATGTCAATTAGGAGGGATCTCATCGATGTATGTCTTGCATCATGGAATGCTCTTGAAGAGCGGTTGTTTGTTGTTCAATAATCGCAGGGGCATGATGAATTCTAATATAAACTACATGAGATTGGTAAATCCTTGGTGGAATCCATGTACAAGGCATTAGTCCATTCTAATGCGCTAGTAATCAACAATAAAGAAGTTTTGAAGATGGATGTGCCACTTAATTAAGATTAAAATATGTATGTTGTTTCTTCATCAAGATGTTATCCTAAACAAAGACAACCTTGTAAAGTGTAATTGAAATAAGTATAAAATGGCGCTTCTACCATCATGACGGGAGTATAAAACAATTACTCTTCGAATGCACACTTTCGCGttgtatatggtcagtcatccaagtacgcTCGACCCTTATTCGTGACCTGCAGTTGCCAATATTTTGGTAATTGGTTGTACAACATAGATCAACGGGATAGGATCCTCATACGGGTGGGAGCGGATGCCTTATTGGCTATTAGAAATAACAAAGTATTTAATGCTAAAATTTCTTATCGTGTGCAGGTTATTTTCGAGTGTGCTCCGGTTGCGGTCTATTCTTCACAAACTAGAATACCAAACCCTATTTACGGAGGTTTGCTCGCGATTGGAGCAAGCGGCAAAGGATTCTTTTATCCCGCATGGGTGGCAGCATGTTATGTGGATTGGTCCACCTTCAGCATGAGCCTTTTTATATTCTTTTTTTGTCATGTAATTTGCATTGCATTATGAGCTCTCGATCTTTCTTCTTCCTACTTCTTCTATTTATTTGCAGTTGTTTGCACAACTGGTCGTGCAGAAGCCGGGTGTGGGCTCTTGATGTAAACATTTGATTCCAATAAAAAAACATCCTTTACAAAAGAAAGAGCTTAACCCACAATATGCCAGAAAAATGTACCAGATTGTCAATAGTTTGGGACATTTTTATAATAATCTTTTGACTTCAAAAGGTTCTAAACTTGACAATGACCTCTAAATCGAATAGTCTTTAACTTACAATAGTTTCTGAATTTGACGGTAGTTTCTAAACCGAAGTCTTTGACTTCAAATAGTTCTTAACTTGAGAATAAAAAAGGTTTTGAATCGAATGCTAACGATATAGGGCAACACCGCCATCAGCACAGCTGCCACCACGGCTAGCGGAAGCACCACGTTTGATCACCCCACGCCAAGTCACTATTGATCGCAATATATCATCCCTAATCTCCCAAGACTCTCTTCGTCATCTCGTCCATCGCAGTAGGATTCCAGAATAGGATTTGGTTCTATAATCAAATGATCTCCATTATCTTCGTGGTCTCCGTAGTATGGCCGTTTCCGCTATGTTGAAATGACAAAGTATTTGACGGTATTTTTttctcttatgcaggtcatcTATCAATGTACCAATTTCCTTCGTCAAAGGTAATCTCCATTGCGTGTGGAAAATTAAGATCCGTTTATAGAGGTGTCTACTTGATTGGAGGGCACGGTAAGGTTTTTTTATCCCACATGGCTGGTAGCTTGATCTACGGATTGGTTCTCTAGCATCACCTTAGGCATATTGTATCACTTttcttattttgttttattttattttgttttaccaCTTCTATCGGATTTCTGCGGCTATGTGCTTTATAGTTatacagaggctgggtatatgctcTTCTGAACTCTATCATCACGATACAAACGTTTAAGTATAATAAAAAAACGTCATTcatgaaagaaaaaaaaacttcatGGTCTCCTCGAAACGGATTCTTTGCTGCATTAAATTTACCTACTTGGTAAATCTTTCCAATGGCTGTTTTGAGGTTTCCCCCAAAGTTTTCCCGTGTTGGGCCTTTATGTGGCATTTGTTCCTTTTTTTTTTGCCTGAAACCACGTGCCTCTTGCGATATGCTCTAGTACGATTAATGTAGCTTCTGATCTTTTGTCATGTTTTCACTTTTCTTGGAGATGTTGGTTTTGTTTGGTAGGAATAGGATAGAGCTCTCAGCTCAGTTCTTATTCTAGCAAAATTCTTTGTTTTCGGAAATGGCATTAGGACCAGAACCTAGGGGTTTCCAATCTATAGGCATTTGAAACCAAGGATAATAATATCTTGTGTTTGCTAGTAGCTCTTTCATGCTGTTTTGACGCGCAACGATCTGTTTGCTACTAGCCTCAGATGAAATTCCCCTGTTATGGTGAAGCCGAGGGACGAAGATTCAGTGACTGGAGTACATCAAGTCACTTCGTGCTGGACCTTCCATCTGCCCCACATTCTCAAGCGATTCTAAAACTTTGctgaatttgtcttttttgctgcGCCTAAAATATAAAATATTTTTCAATGAAACTTTTTCGTACTTACAACATGATTCGTTggcaacatgtaaatttttagttttgaattttttgatgatTTTGAATTTTCGTTTTTCAAAat
It includes:
- the LOC127292459 gene encoding zinc finger A20 and AN1 domain-containing stress-associated protein 7-like, with product MAHHASATSLKRKCPDSDSDSEETAVECPSGCGFYGAAATGNMCSKCYKEKVVAASATTAADSVAIAHAASTAPPEKKPKTIVTVASSDGAEPSVASTKQPMPAKNRCATCRKKVGMLGFRCRCEGTFCSVHRYSDKHDCGFDYKTAGRETIAKHNPVVVADKLATRI